In Lonchura striata isolate bLonStr1 chromosome 2, bLonStr1.mat, whole genome shotgun sequence, a single genomic region encodes these proteins:
- the GPR34 gene encoding putative G-protein coupled receptor 34 — MMAATSADLSTIGPHKEEFWSNQTNLTIDASESHNDASCSLDDNNSLSLALIVFYSIIFVVGLVGNIIALFAFLGINQKRNSIQVYLLNVAVADLLLIFCLPFRILYHATNRWMFGRIFCKVVGTLFYMNMYISIVLLGLISLDRYIKITKSVKRPKMLSTTRSVQICCTVWAIALTGFIVVVAPSFFKTKDSNSTKCFHYRTKQNAEKTEAILNYITVLIFWIVFFLLILSYVKIAKNLLKISRKRANFPNAGKYTKTARNSFIVLIIFTVCFVPYHIFRVVYITSQLQTPSCYWMEIIHTCNEVMLVFSSFNSCLDPVMYFLMSRSVRKTVFQLICRKLHGESSLNLESTSDIKLGQYTPERLSTTTPHSSYSRKKSMI, encoded by the coding sequence ATGATGGCTGCAACTTCAGCTGATTTATCAACCATTGGTCCACACAAGGAAGAATTCTGGAGTAACCAAACCAACCTGACCATAGATGCCTCAGAAAGTCACAATGATGCCAGCTGTTCCTTGGATGACAACAACTCACTGTCACTTGCTTTGATAGTTTTTTACTCTATTATTTTTGTAGTTGGATTGGTTGGAAATATCATAGCCCTGTTTGCTTTCCTGGGCATTAATCAGAAGAGGAATTCTATCCAAGTTTACTTGCTAAACGTAGCTGTTGCAGACCTCCTGCTCATCTTCTGTCTTCCCTTTCGGATACTCTACCATGCCACCAACCGCTGGATGTTTGGGCGGATTTTTTGCAAGGTTGTGGGAACTCTGTTTTACATGAACATGTACATTAGCATAGTACTGTTGGGATTAATTAGTCTGGATCGTTATATAAAAATCACTAAGTCTGTGAAGCGTCCAAAGATGTTAAGCACTACCCGGAGTGTGCAGATCTGTTGCACGGTGTGGGCGATTGCGCTGACAGGATTTATAGTGGTAGTTGCACCATCTTTCTTTAAGACTAAGGACAGCAACTCCACCAAGTGCTTCCATTACCGAACCAAACAGAATGCAGAGAAGACAGAagcaattttaaattatatcacTGTACTGATTTTCTGgatagtttttttccttttgatacTTTCGTATGTTAAAATTGCCAAGAACCTTCTGAAAATTTCGAGGAAAAGGGCAAATTTTCCCAATGCGGGAAAATACACCAAGACAGCAAGAAATTCCTTCATTGTTCTCATAATTTTCACAGTCTGTTTTGTGCCTTATCACATATTCCGGGTTGTCTACATCACATCACAGTTACAAACCCCATCCTGTTATTGGATGGAGATCATTCACACGTGCAATGAGGTGATGCTCGTATTTTCATCATTTAACAGCTGCCTAGACCCAGTTATGTATTTCCTAATGTCCAGAAGTGTCCGTAAAACTGTATTCCAACTGATTTGCAGAAAACTTCATGGAGAGTCAAGCCTAAACCTGGAGAGCACTTCAGACATAAAGCTTGGCCAATACACTCCAGAGCGATTATCTACCACCACTCCTCACTCCAGCTACTCAAGGAAGAAGTCTATGATTTGA
- the GPR82 gene encoding putative G-protein coupled receptor 82 — protein MNNSSCLQPSPATTVALPILYSCLFPAGIFGNILSAWIFSRKVHTRRTQYIYLANLVIANLLVCSTMPFLATYFADGHRWPYESAACRIAHHLGTLVMHVSMYVTITILCSIALSQYATLKKNCGTQRSPALPGTFQGRLLHSFRRPKFAKYLCVVIWLTVLCITVTAITYNAQEKVSGEFPTCYNVRVEAGERPVMIAAYLATVCFFLSFMTVLWSYYSLTRHLSRIQKNTCIGEKHLIYRTVKRNILVIQMILTVCFLPYHIFRPIFYVLLTDNDCPRLNYLVEIKNVLTCLAATKSSLDPVISLLLDKTFKKSLYDLFTKSTPEH, from the coding sequence ATGAACAACTCATCATGTCTTCAGCCATCGCCAGCTACCACCGTAGCTCTCCCCATCCTCTACTCCTGCCTGTTTCCAGCTGGAATCTTTGGGAACATTCTGAGTGCCTGGATATTTTCACGGAAAGTGCACACCCGGAGGACACAGTACATTTACCTGGCCAACCTGGTGATTGCAAATCTGCTGGTTTGCAGCACCATGCCCTTCCTGGCCACCTACTTTGCGGACGGGCACCGCTGGCCCTACGAGTCGGCGGCGTGCAGGATCGCCCATCACCTGGGCACGCTGGTGATGCACGTCAGCATGTACGTGACCATCACCATCCTGTGCTCCATCGCCCTCAGCCAGTACGCCACGCTGAAGAAGAACTGTGGCACACAAcgctccccagctctgccaggaacCTTCCAGGGGCGCCTGCTGCACAGCTTCCGGCGGCCAAAGTTCGCTAAATATTTGTGTGTCGTTATCTGGCTGACTGTGCTCTGCATAACAGTCACAGCCATCACCTACAACGCCCAGGAGAAGGTTTCAGGAGAGTTCCCCACCTGCTACAACGTCAGGGTAGAAGCTGGTGAACGTCCTGTAATGATTGCAGCTTATCTTGCCACTGTGtgcttttttctgtcttttatgaCCGTTTTGTGGTCGTACTATTCTCTTACCAGACATCTGAGCAGAATACAAAAAAACACCTGTATTGGAGAAAAACATCTAATTTACAGAACagtgaaaagaaatattcttgTCATCCAGATGATATTAACTGTCTGTTTTCTTCCATACCATATTTTTAGGCCAATTTTCTATGTACTGCTTACAGACAATGACTGTCCAAGGTTGAACTATCTAGTGGAAATTAAAAATGTCCTTACTTGTCTTGCTGCCACTAAAAGCAGTTTAGATCCAGTTATATCCCTTCTGTTAGATAAAACATTTAAGAAAAGTCTTTATGACCTGTTTACAAAATCCACACCAGAACATTAA